From Candoia aspera isolate rCanAsp1 chromosome 4, rCanAsp1.hap2, whole genome shotgun sequence, a single genomic window includes:
- the TP53 gene encoding cellular tumor antigen p53, whose product MDQVGEEDASPPLSPPLSQGTFQEIWTSEIMVSPFLDSQQLTTSAQLVALPFPEEGGSPMEQANFSLLDSLISPTASPVPLAEGFAVPPLDDYSAGPGFTHHHPEDYPAGGGFAFPPTEDYPGDCGFGLEFEQSGTAKSVTYTYSPELKKLFCQMSKTCKVLIKTQVVPPPGSTVRAMAIYKRSEHMAEVVKRCPHHERHPDNNDGVTPADHLIRVEGNPQAQYYTDRESNRHSVSVPYQKPQVGTDCTIILFNYMCNSSCMGGMNRRPILTILTLETAQGEVLGRRCFEVRVCACPGRDRRSEEHTFQQKANSAGKPKKAPLQGRLHGAASRRPEAGAPEEDAPGRESEDERVPEVYTLQIRNRKHYLMLKRILDALEFQEAGQQEDLERCKSGKSILKSRRRGPRFASPHQKKVRVKDEMQDSD is encoded by the exons atggatCAAGTGGGGGAGGAAGATGCGAGCCCGCCGCTGAGCCCGCCGCTGAGCCAGGGGACCTTTCAGGAGATATGGACTTCTGAAATCATGGTCAGCCCTTTCTTG GATTCGCAGCAGCTGACGACCTCAGCCCAGCTTGTCGCCCTGCCCTTCCCCGAGGAGGGGGGCAGCCCCATGGAGCAGGCTAACTTCAGTCTGCTGGATTCCCTCATCTCCCCCACCGCCAGCCCAGTTCCTCTTGCAGAAGGCTTTGCCGTCCCGCCCCTGGATGACTACTCGGCGGGCCCCGGGTTCACGCACCACCACCCGGAAGACTATCCTGCTGGGGGCGGCTTCGCCTTTCCTCCCACCGAAGACTACCCTGGGGATTGCGGCTTTGGTCTGGAGTTTGAGCAGTCTGGGACCGCCAAGTCCGTCACCTACACC TACTCCCCGGAGCTGAAGAAACTCTTCTGCCAAATGAGCAAAACTTGCAAAGTGCTGATTAAGACGCAGGTGGTGCCCCCGCCAGGCTCCACGGTCCGTGCCATGGCAATTTACAAGAGGTCGGAGCACATGGCTGAGGTGGTCAAGCGCTGCCCCCATCACGAGCGGCATCCGGATAACAACGACG GCGTGACCCCCGCTGACCATCTCATCCGAGTCGAGGGGAACCCCCAGGCCCAGTATTACACGGATAGAGAGAGCAACCGGCACAGTGTTTCCGTTCCTTACCAGAAGCCTCAG GTGGGGACAGATTGTACCATCATCTTGTTCAATTATATGTGCAACAGTTCTTGCATGGGCGGAATGAACCGGCGCCCCATCCTGACCATCCTGACTTTGGAGACTGCCCA GGGGGAGGTCCTGGGACGCCGATGCTTCGAAGTCCGGGTCTGTGCCTGCCCGGGACGAGATCGACGGTCCGAGGAACACACCTTTCAGCAAAAAGCAAATTCCGCGGGAAAACCTAAAAAGG CTCCTTTGCAAGGCAGGCTTCACGGTGCCGCTAGCCGGAGGCCAGAGGCCGGTGCGCCGGAGGAAGACGCACCTGGACGCGAATCGGAAGACGAACGCGTACCTGAAGTTTACACCCTCCAG ATTCGCAACCGCAAGCACTACTTGATGCTGAAGAGGATCCTGGATGCCCTTGAATTCCAGGAAGCCGGCCAGCAGGAGGATCTGGAGAGATGCAAATCTGGGAAAAG CATCCTGAAGAGCCGGAGACGAGGACCCCGGTTTGCTTCGCCCCATCAGAAGAAAGTCCGGGTGAAGGACGAGATGCAGGACTCTGACTAA